GAAAAACACCTGGGGCCTCCCTGCGGCCTTTCGGCTCTGAAATCAGGCAGAGTTGGGTAATCTGCGCACGGTGGTGCGCAGATCGAGTTCGCGGGATGACGGCTTACGCGTCGTCGTCGCCGTAGCTGTTGTTGTGAGCGCTATCGACGTTGATGTTGGAGGCGTTCTGCTGGAGGTTGGCGCCAAGCACCACTTCCATGTTGAAGGCGTTATTGGCGCCACCATGAACGCTAGCATCGACATGGCTGCCGACACTGTCGGTACTACCGTCAGAGTCACCGACAGCGGCGAAGATACCGCTACCCGACGAAGCACCGCCGTTGACCTGAGCATTGCCATAGTTGTTCGAGAAGTTGCTGATGCCGTCGTTATCGACGATGTCAGCGACCTGGTTCACGGCGAAAGCCTGACCAATGGCACCATTGATGCTGCCGAAGGCATCGAAACCAACATCGTCACCAGGGTTGAACTCGATGGCGCCGCTGCTGGCGAAGATGTTGTCGAAGTGGCTGCTGCCGCCGATGTCGATATCGGCGAAATCATTGTCAGCGTTGAACGAGCCCGTCGTGTCGTTCATCGAATCTGAGATGTTCACGCCGACGGTTGTGTTGGTGGTGGTGTCGTTCGAATTGCCGTTATGGGAATTCGAGCTGTCATTGTTGGATTCTGCGACCGAAGTGTTGGTCGTCGTGTTGGTGTTGGTGTTCGTATTTGTATTCGTATTTGTATTCGTATTGGTCGTGTCGTTGTCCTGGTTATAGGAGTCGATCACGTCATTGTCCGTCGACGCATCAAACTTGAACGCATCGTTGATCGTGGTGGTCTGCGCGTTGTTGTCATGCGAGTCCGTGGAGGACTGGTTGTTGAACGCGTTCTGCATCTCGCCGGCCAAGCCATAATTCTTGTTCGAGTCGTGAACCGAACTGTCGCTTGTCGCCGTGTTGGTATTGATCGAGTTATTATTGTGGGAATTGGTGGTGTTTCCCGACTGCGAGGTGTCGGTATTTCCGGACTGCGAGGTATCCGTGTTGCCCAGCTGGGAGCCATTCACCGAGTGATTGCTCTGATCATTCAGCGAGTCGCTGATGCCGACAGCAATATCCAGATTGCCTGACTGAGAAGTGTCGATATTGCCGGACTGAGAGCTGTCGTTATTGCCCAGCTGGGAGCCATTCACCGAATTATTGCTCTGGTCAGTGAAGGCGACATTGGTGTTGTCCGAGCCGTTCGACGAGTTGTTGTCGTTCGAATCCGTGGACGAGTTGGACGTGTTTCCAACCTGGGAGCCGTTGATCGAGCTATCGCTCTGATCCTTGAAGGCATCGCTGAAGGTTACGTCGAGATTGTTCGAATTCGAGTTGTCGGTGTTGTCCGAACTGTCATTGTCACCGATCTGCGAACCGTTCACAGAGTTGTTGCTCTGATCCTTGAAAGCTTCGTTGAGCGCGACGTTGATATTGTCAGAGCCGTTCGACGAATTGTTGTCGTTGGATGAATTGTTGTCATTGGACGAGTTGTCGTCGTTCGAGTCCGCAGACGAGTTGGACGTATTCCCCACCTGCGAGCTATTGATCGAGCTATTGCTCTGGTCCTTGAACGACTCATTGACCGCGACGCCGAGGTTACCAGAGTCATTGACTGAGTTGTTGTTGTTCGAATCAGCTGTGTTGGTCGCGTTCAAGTCATCGAAAAATGCGTAGTTTTCGGTATTCGCCATTTCGCTCTCCTGTTGAAGATGCGGGCGGGGCCGGGTCTCTCTTCATTTTTAACGAGACCTTGGGCTCCTCCGCTCCCAACTTCAGAAATGCTAAATCTCTGAAGCCGCCCGAAGAATGTACTCCTCCAAGCAAGCCCATCCTGTTCGCGACATGCAATGATGGATAGCGGCCAATTCGGTCAGGAACGTTCGATCAGGTTGCAAAGCAGCTTGTCACCCAATCAATTTTACGGCGCCAGGAAGATTCGTCTTTAAGTATTGGACTTTAGCGATGGTCTGGGAGATGTTTCCGGAGAAAGAATAATGATCGAGTGATCTACTTAGGAATATTTCCGTGACGAAATTCACTATGAATATGCAAAGTGATCAAAGTCACTCTTGAGTCATGATCAATATGTTAATACTACATTAACACAACGATAAGAGGGCGAGGGTGGGGCGACGATGCATTCGGATATTAAAGGTTTTTCTTCCGATGCGGCGGAGGTTGAGCCGCGGTCTATTCTGCTTTTGGCCTCCCGTCAGTCGGTTTACCAATCCTTAGCCGATGCGTTCCGTCAGTATTTTCGTAGCCATGACGTAGTACTGGCCGATGGGCGCGCGCGCTTGGCGAACCTGTCGACGGCACTTGGCTTGGTCCTGATCAGTGCCCGTGCGTCCGATGGCGAGGAGCTGGCCGGCCTGATCGATCAGGTTCGCATACGCGTTCCGGGAGTCCCGATCGGTCTTCTGGTCGACGAGGGCTTTGATGTAACTGAATTTTCGCCACTGAACGAGGTCGAGGGCGTCTTGCCCCTTTCCCTGCCGCTTGATGTGCTGATGGCTGTCGTATCTCTGTTGCTGGCCGGCGGGAGCTACAATCCTAACGAAATGGCGCGGCGCGTCGCGCCCACGGGCATTCCCCAAGAGGCTGCAGTCCTGGCTTCGGCAACTGCGATCGCCTCCGCGCCAACTGCTTCGGTGGAAATCGATGTCAGCACGTTAACGACGCGTGAAGAGCAGATACTGCAATACGTATCGGAAGGCTTTCAGAACAAGCTGATTGCTGATCGCATGGCGCTATCCGAACACACGGTCAAGGCGCATGTACATAAGGTTATCGCCAAGCTCGGCGTTTCCAATCGCACACAGGCTGCAGCAGCGTTCCTGCGACGTAAGGACGGCGGTTCACGTCAGGTGATCTCACAGGCGCGTCAGCCATGACCCGCATGGATCAGGTGCTGCAACTGGTGGGGCAGCTCAACTACACTTGGACCAATACGGAATCCCTGTTCATCTACCTGATTGCCCATCTTGCCGGCACCAACAAGGAAGCGGCGATCGTCATCTTTCTGACGCTCAATACGACGCGGGCAAGGATTGATCTGCTCGAGCGTCTGTCCAAGCTCGGTGCCATCTCCGAAGACACGCGGCGGCGCGTTCTGGGTCTCACCGAAAGGTTGAAGCAGGAAGCAAAGGTCAGGAACAAATATAACCATTGTATCTATTCATTCGATGCCAATGGTGAGTTTGGTTCGACTCAACTCATGAGAATCAATGAATTCGGCGACGATTTGCGCTACGGCAAGGTCGAAGTGCTCGACGATGGCGAGATCGGGCGGATCAGAAATGCAATCACGCAGGTCACATCGGTTAACCGCGACATATGGGAATTCATTCGCGACAGCAGGATAGAGACCTGATCGTCGCGCCCTAAGCTGGATGGGGCAGGGGCGTTCTGGCAATAGTTCATCGGCTGACAAGTCGATTCCTCTGTCAGACTTGCCAGGTTTAGAAAATCTACCGGAACAATCCGATGGGACTCAATTGCCATAAGCAAAACTGTTCACGGGCAGCATCAGGCGTCATCCGATATTTGCTGGAAGATGATTTTATTCGCTGGTGCGCTTGGAGATTTTGTTCGCTTTCTAGCGACTCTGCCTTTGCTTGTTGGCTTGCAATCAAGATCGGCGAAATCTGTTCCAGTACATTGTTCCTGTGTCGCTTTTGCACAGCTCAACGAATAAACAAGTATTAGGCTGTAGAGTAACTTGCGCGGCATGGAGGCGCGGCGTAGATGTAGCGCGCTTGGGGGATATCCAGATGAAATTGATGTATGTGCTGCGCCTCGTTGTGGCGGGCGGCGCTCTGTTTGCGGCCGGTGCTGCAACCGCAGCCGACCTGGCGGGAAAGTATCACACCGGCATTTGCATCAGCTATAGCGATTCCGTTCTGGCTTCGCAGCCGGTCGAGACCATCAAGCAGACTGTCTGGACCAATTACGAAAGTGCCAAGGCCGGGATGAGCGATCCTTCGGTGCTGGCCTCCAATCGTTCTGCCTATATCTGGGCCATGGAAACACGCTGGGCCTGCGAGGCCGCAGCCGGCTACCTCAAGGGTGGCCATGTGGATACCGAGTCCGTCGAAAAGTGTGACTGCTTCCACCAGCGTTATGTGTCGTTCCGCTGAGGCGGGCGCGTGCAGGAAACAACAATGAAAAAGACCTCATTCCTCAGGGCCGCTCTTCTGTCGGGCGTAGCACTCTTGGCGCCTGTCGCCGCTCATTCCATGAGTCTGAACGAGGCCGTGCAGATCGCGCTCGAAAGCAATCCCGAAATCGGCCAGGCTATCGCCAACCATGATGCCACCGGTTTTGAACTGCGCCAAGCCCAGGGGCTTTACGCGCCGCGCGTCGATCTGGAGGCCTCGACAGCCGTGCAATTGGTGGAAACCCCATCGCGCCGCGCTCAGGGCATCGATGACGATGCGCTTTATCCTTCGCAGGTCGGCCTTTCCGCCACCTGGGACCTGTTTGATGGTGGTTTCCGCGACGCCGAAGTAGCGCGCCAGTCCTCTCGCGTTGACAGTGCTTCCTACCGTGTGCTTGAGCGCAGCGAATTCATCGCCCTGCAGATCGTCCGTGTCTATTATCAGGTCCTGCTACAGCAGCAGATCGTCGAGCTGACCCGCCAGAACGTCGCTTTCCACGAAGGCATCGTCAATGATGTCGCGAGCTCGATCGATAGTGGCCAGCTGACCGAAGCCGATCGCTTCCAGTCCATCGAACGCCTTGCCGCGGCGCGCGCTCGCCTGACCGAGGCCGGTGTCGAACTGGCCGCCGCCCAGATCGAATTCAAGACCTTTGTCGGCACCATGCCCGGTCCGGTCAGTGCGCCCGCCCGTGCATCCTCGGCCATTCCCGGTTCGCTCGAACTGGCCATCGCCAATGCCGTGATCAACAATCCGCGCAGCCTTTCGGCCGGCGCCGATATCGATGCGGCCGCGGCCCTGGTCGATCAGGCCCAGTCCACTTTGCTGCCCAAGCTGTCGCTCGAAGGCCGCGTGGCCACCGGTTACGACATCTCCGGTACTGATGGCTGGAATAGCGACGGTCGCGTCGGCCTCTCGATGCGCTGGAACATCTTCGACGGCGGCATCCGCGAAAATCAGGTCCAGGAAGAGCTGCGCCGCGAAAGCGAAGCCAAGTTGGCCTTCGACATGACCGTGCGCGAAGTCGAACAGGCGGTCCGTGAATCCTGGCTGCGTCTTGCCAGCCAGGGCGAACTGGCCCGCGTTTACGAACAGCAGCTCAATTCCTCGGCGGAACTGGTCACCTCCTATCGCGACCAGTTCAATATCGGCGACCGCTCGCTGCTCGACGTGCTCGATGCGCAGAACACCCGCTTCAACGTGCAGATCCTGCGCGAGACTGCCCGCTATAGCGTCATGTTCGCCGAATATCGCGTCCTGGCCTCAGGCGGCGACCTGCTTGGCTTCATGGGTGCCAGGCCGCATCAGAGTGCCAATGCGGGCACGCGCTCGGCGCTCGATATTCCATCTTGGGAAGATTCAGAGCCGCGCAAGCTGACGCCGCTGACCCTGCCGGGCAATAGTAACTAAGTTTGGCTCCAATTCTTCGTCCAGGGCTGTGCCTATGCTTTACTGGCGCAAGTTGAGTGACCTGTGAGGAAATAAAGCTCATGTGCAATGATTGGGCGGTGGTCTGATCATGGCCGCCATGAGTTCCACAATGGACAGTCCTGTCGAGCAGCGGGACCCGGTCCTCGATTGCATCCGTTTCCTCGCGCGCTCCTGGCGTAAGTCAGACTCCGCGGCCACGCTGACCGCCGGCCTGCCGCTGCAGGATGGCGTCATGGATGTGGGGCTCGTTCAGGCCGCGCTGGGCCGCATTGGCGTCACGGCTCGCCCCGTGCAGGAAGCGGTTTCCCGGCTCAAGGACTATGATTTCCCAGCCATGCTCCTGCCGGGCGACCGGGCGCCGCTGGTGATCCTCGGCCGGGTCGGCAAGCGCATCTACCGCGCCTATGACCCGCTGCTCGGCTCCGAAGTGAATTTGGATGCCAGGCAGCTCGATGCGCGTAAAACGGCAAGCCTGCTGCTGGTTTCGCCCAATTTCGAAAGTGTGCAGGACCAATCGGGCCATCGCTTTGCCCGCACCGGCCACTGGTTCTGGTCGGCGGTTCAGGGGCACACCGTCAGTGTGCTGTATGTCCTGCTCGCCGCCGCCTTCATCAACGTCTTTGCCATCGCCTTTCCGCTGTTCACGATGAATGTCTATGACCGCGTGCTGCCCAATTCGGCGCAGACCACGCTCTGGGTTCTGGCCATAGGCATCGCGCTGGTAGCGGTCTTCGACCTGCTGCTGAAACTGGCTCGCGCGGGCGTAATAGAGTTCGTTGGCAGGGCCATCGATTTCCGCCTGTCCTCGGCCCTGTTTGACCGTGTGCTCAACACACCCATGGCCAACCGCCCCAACTCGACTGGTGCCTTCGTCAGCCGTATCGGCCAGTATGAGGTTCTGCGTGAGTTTGTGGCGGCCAGTACGTTGGTCATGTTCGTCGACGCGCTATTCCTGGGCATCTTTGCCTATATCATCGCCATTCTAGTCGGCTGGCTGGTGGTCTACCCGCTGATTGCCGGCGTCATCGCCCTGGGCATGACCCTGGTGGTCGGCATCCTGTCCGGCCGCGCCGTCAAGTCCGCTCTGGCGGAGTCCTCGGCGCGCAATGCAGTTCTGGTCGAGGCACTCACCGGCGCCCAGACGGTGAAGGCCTCCCGCGCCGAAGGGCAATTGCTGCGCCGCTGGGAGGCGGCCGTGCTGGCCTCGTCGCATACGCAGGACCAGTTGCGCATGCTGCAGTCGATTGCCACCAATACCACCGCTGCGCTGTCGCAACTTTCGCTCGTTGGCATCATTGTCGGCGGCTCCTATGCCTTCACCTCGGGCGACGTGACCACCGGCGCCATCATTGCCGCCATGATGCTGTCCAACCGGCTGATCGCCCCCATCGGCATGATTGCCAGCACGCTGCTGCGGGCCCGCACCGCGATGGAAGCCTATCAGACCGTCGATTCCATCATGAAGCTCCCCGACGAACGCCCCAGCGGGCAGGCCGTGGTACAGCGCGTGGTGCAGTCCGGGCGGGTCACCCTCAATAAGGTGCGCTTTGCCTATCCGGGCAGTAAGGTCTTCGTGCTTGACGGCATTTCCTTCTCGATCAAGCCCGGTGAGAAGATCGGCATCATCGGTCGTATTGGCTCGGGCAAGACCACGATCGGCCGGCTGCTGGTCAACTTCCATCGCGCAAGCGAGGGTGAAGTCTCGATCGACGGTATCGACATCGACCAATATCACCCCGATGACCTGCGCCGCGCCGTCGGCCTCGTGGTGCAAGACCCTGAAATCTTCAACGGCACCGTGCGCGACAACATCATGATGAGCGATCCCACCGCAAGCGAGGCCCGCGTTCTGGCCGCCGCGCGCAAGGCTGGCGTCGAGGAATTCGTGTCGCGCCACCCCCAGGGCTACGACATGCCGGTGGGCGAGCGCGGCGTGTTGCTCTCGGGTGGCCAGCGTCAGACCATTGCCCTGGCGCGCGCCATGCTGGTCGAGCCCAAGATCATGTTCCTCGACGAGCCGTCGAGTTCGATGGATCTCGCCACCGAACGGCAGCTGATCAGGCATCTCGAAGCCAGCCTGATGCCCGACCAGACTGTGCTCATCGCCACCCATCGCTATAGCCTGCTGTCACTCGTGACGCGACTTATGGTGATCGACAACGGCCGTCTTGTTGCCGATGGTCCCAAGGATGAAGTGCTGGCGCAGCTCCGGGCGCGGGGGGAAGGCGCATGAACTTTCATCGACCCGGACAAAAGCCAGGGCACTACCAGCTGGCGCTGGACAAGCCGCCGCGCTCGTGGAGCCTGATCATCATTTTCGTGGTTGGTACGCTCCTCGCCTTCCTCCTGTGGGCCAATTGGGCTGAGGTCGACCAGATCAGCCGCGCCGAGGGCAAGGTTATTCCTTCCGGCAAGATCCAGATCGTGCAGAGTGCCGAGGCCGGTGTCGTCACCGATATCCTGGTGCGCTCGGGCGAACAGGTGACTGCCGGCCAACTGCTGATCCGTCTCGACGACACAACGACGGCCTCGTCGGCCGGTGAAGTAGAGGCGCGCGTCCTGGCGCTGCAGGCCCAGGTCGAGCGTCTGCGCATCGAGAGTTCCGGCCTGACCGAGGTCGATTACCTCTGCGCCGATCTCGTCTCTGCCCAAGCGCCAGAAGTGTGCGCTGCCGAAATCGATCTGCTGAAATCTCGTCTGTCGAGCCTCACCAGCAGCAAGGATGTGCTGGCACAGCGGGTCGAACAGCGCCAACGCGAGCTCAATGAAGTCGCCGCCAATCGGGCGCGCCTGCAGAGCAATCTCGACGTGGCCCAGCAGCGGTTAGACCTGATCGCGCCCATGGCGGAGCGCGGGCTCGCCGCCCAGACTGATCTTCTGGCGCTGCAAGGCGAGGTGGCTGATCTGTCTGGCCAGATCGCCGGCACCGAGGAAAGCACCGCGCGTTTGAGCGCAGCCCTGCGCGAGGCCGAATTGCAGATGCAGCAGGCCGAACAGCAGTTCCGTCAGGAATCCTTGGCCGAGTTGACTCAGCGCCGCGCCGAACTGGCCTCGGCTACCCAGCAATTGCGAGGCGCGACCGACCGTGTCACCCGCACCGAATTGCGCTCGCCGGTCGACGGCGTGGTCAACAGCATTGATGTCACCACCATTGGTGCTGTCGTCAACGCTGGGTCCCGCGTGCTCGATATCGTGCCGAAGTCCGATTTCCTACTGGTTGAAGCGCGGTTGAAGCCCTCTGACGTGGCCTTTGTCATTCCTGGCCAGCTCGCTCGCATCAAGTTCACCGCCTATGACTTCTCGGTCTATGGCGGGATCGAGGGCGTCGTCGACAATGTCTCGGCCAATTCCATTGTCGACGAGCAGACCCGCGAAACTTACTATCTGGTGACGGTGCGCGCCGAAAAGACCACGTTGCACTATCGCAGCCAGGAACTGGCCATCCTGCCCGGCATGGTGACGACGGTCGACATCATCACCGGCAAGCATTCCATCCTGCAATATCTGCTCAAGCCCATCAACAAGGTGCAGCAGGAGGCGCTCATTGAGCGTTGATCCTGATCTGCTGATTGGGGAGGCAGGCGCGCCTCCGGACAGGGGTGGGCACGGATGGGCGACGCCGATCTTTCGCACCATTTCCATGCCCGATGGCCGGCAGGCCCTGCGTCTTGAATCCGTTTTCTGGGACGCCATCGCGCATATGGCGCACCGGCAGAACCGCAAGACGCCCGACATGGTCCGTGAAATGCTGGGGCAGTCCCGGCCTCACGGCTCAAACCTCTCCAGCACTCTGCGCAGTGTCGTGGTCAAGCGCCTGCTCGACGATGCCGAGCGCCTTGCGCCCCTCGCCGCACCCATGGCAGTAGTCAAGCTGATGCAGATGGCGCCAGTGCCCAGCTTCGCGCTCGATCGCAACAAGCACCTGGTTCGCGTCAACGACGAATTCGTCCGCTACATCCGCACCGTGCTCGCCAAATCCGGGCCGGTGGAAAAGGCCCAGCTCAAACTCGACCGCCCGGCCGAAACGCTGTTTGCCGAGGTCGAGACTGGCACCGCCATCGAATGCGGCCTATCGATCCAGGTCGACAATCACGAGCGGCGTACCCATGCGCGTATCATCATTCCCCCGCCTGCGCCGGCAAATGTCCTGATCGGCTTTATTATCAGCTAGGCCGGCGAATGGCATATCTGGATATGTGGTGCCAATTAAGGTTAAGTGAATAACTACAGAAAAGACATATCCAAATATGTCTTTGCTCTGTTGGCTCAATTGTGGGTATTTCCGCGCTAATATATGTTCACCTCCAATTAACCACTATGCGTGGTCTGGGGGATTTTCATGGTAGAAAACGTTCGCGGCGAAGATCTGGTCTCTGTCGAGGCTGGTGAGCTTGGTTCCCGTGTCACGCTCGTGGCGCAGGCCGATATTCCGGCAGCGGCGCCCGCCGCGGAAGTCGAGCCACCCCGTCAGGTGGTCCTGGTCGAAGAGGGCAGCATCCTGCGCCTGCCGGCCACCGCCAGTATCGACCAGCTCCGCGTCAACGGCACCGACCTCGAATTCGTCCAGGCGGACGGCTCCGTCATCGTCGTCCCCGAAGGCGCCATTCAGGGCCTGACCATCTTCATGGGTTCGATTGAAATCCCGCCCCAGGCCGTGGCCACTCTGTTCGAAGCCAGTGGCATCGAAACCGCGGCTGGCCCCGAAGCCGGCAATGCGCGCGGCTCGGGCGGCAATTTCGAACTCCCCGTCGGTGGCATCGGCGATGCCTTCGACATTGGGGATCTCCTGCCGCCGACCGAACTTGCCTTTGACGATCAGGCGATCGAACTGCTCGACGCCGGCAATGACGCGCCGATCTTCGGCACCGGACCTTTCGGCCAGGGCACTTTCGGCTTCAGCCTGTCCGAGGAAGGCCTGCCGGGGGGGCTTGCCGATACCAAACCCCAAGGCGCCGACTTTTCCAATGCCGCGACCTTCACCATCGACTTGGGTGCTTTCGATCCCAATAACGACCCGCTGACCTTCACCTTTGGCCAGCCCAGCGCGCCCTTCACCGTCAACGGCATTGCCATAACCTGGGAAGGCGTGGACACCGACACGCTGACGGGCCGGGCCGGCGACGTCACAGTCTTCGAGATTTCGGTCGGCGGCCCCTCGGGGACGGTCACCGTCACCCTTTTGCAGCCGGTCGATCATCCGCTGGCTGGCGAGGATGTGGTCAATCTGGGTCTCAC
This genomic window from uncultured Devosia sp. contains:
- a CDS encoding type I secretion system permease/ATPase codes for the protein MDSPVEQRDPVLDCIRFLARSWRKSDSAATLTAGLPLQDGVMDVGLVQAALGRIGVTARPVQEAVSRLKDYDFPAMLLPGDRAPLVILGRVGKRIYRAYDPLLGSEVNLDARQLDARKTASLLLVSPNFESVQDQSGHRFARTGHWFWSAVQGHTVSVLYVLLAAAFINVFAIAFPLFTMNVYDRVLPNSAQTTLWVLAIGIALVAVFDLLLKLARAGVIEFVGRAIDFRLSSALFDRVLNTPMANRPNSTGAFVSRIGQYEVLREFVAASTLVMFVDALFLGIFAYIIAILVGWLVVYPLIAGVIALGMTLVVGILSGRAVKSALAESSARNAVLVEALTGAQTVKASRAEGQLLRRWEAAVLASSHTQDQLRMLQSIATNTTAALSQLSLVGIIVGGSYAFTSGDVTTGAIIAAMMLSNRLIAPIGMIASTLLRARTAMEAYQTVDSIMKLPDERPSGQAVVQRVVQSGRVTLNKVRFAYPGSKVFVLDGISFSIKPGEKIGIIGRIGSGKTTIGRLLVNFHRASEGEVSIDGIDIDQYHPDDLRRAVGLVVQDPEIFNGTVRDNIMMSDPTASEARVLAAARKAGVEEFVSRHPQGYDMPVGERGVLLSGGQRQTIALARAMLVEPKIMFLDEPSSSMDLATERQLIRHLEASLMPDQTVLIATHRYSLLSLVTRLMVIDNGRLVADGPKDEVLAQLRARGEGA
- a CDS encoding ribbon-helix-helix domain-containing protein; translated protein: MSVDPDLLIGEAGAPPDRGGHGWATPIFRTISMPDGRQALRLESVFWDAIAHMAHRQNRKTPDMVREMLGQSRPHGSNLSSTLRSVVVKRLLDDAERLAPLAAPMAVVKLMQMAPVPSFALDRNKHLVRVNDEFVRYIRTVLAKSGPVEKAQLKLDRPAETLFAEVETGTAIECGLSIQVDNHERRTHARIIIPPPAPANVLIGFIIS
- a CDS encoding response regulator transcription factor → MHSDIKGFSSDAAEVEPRSILLLASRQSVYQSLADAFRQYFRSHDVVLADGRARLANLSTALGLVLISARASDGEELAGLIDQVRIRVPGVPIGLLVDEGFDVTEFSPLNEVEGVLPLSLPLDVLMAVVSLLLAGGSYNPNEMARRVAPTGIPQEAAVLASATAIASAPTASVEIDVSTLTTREEQILQYVSEGFQNKLIADRMALSEHTVKAHVHKVIAKLGVSNRTQAAAAFLRRKDGGSRQVISQARQP
- a CDS encoding HlyD family type I secretion periplasmic adaptor subunit — encoded protein: MNFHRPGQKPGHYQLALDKPPRSWSLIIIFVVGTLLAFLLWANWAEVDQISRAEGKVIPSGKIQIVQSAEAGVVTDILVRSGEQVTAGQLLIRLDDTTTASSAGEVEARVLALQAQVERLRIESSGLTEVDYLCADLVSAQAPEVCAAEIDLLKSRLSSLTSSKDVLAQRVEQRQRELNEVAANRARLQSNLDVAQQRLDLIAPMAERGLAAQTDLLALQGEVADLSGQIAGTEESTARLSAALREAELQMQQAEQQFRQESLAELTQRRAELASATQQLRGATDRVTRTELRSPVDGVVNSIDVTTIGAVVNAGSRVLDIVPKSDFLLVEARLKPSDVAFVIPGQLARIKFTAYDFSVYGGIEGVVDNVSANSIVDEQTRETYYLVTVRAEKTTLHYRSQELAILPGMVTTVDIITGKHSILQYLLKPINKVQQEALIER
- a CDS encoding TolC family outer membrane protein; the protein is MKKTSFLRAALLSGVALLAPVAAHSMSLNEAVQIALESNPEIGQAIANHDATGFELRQAQGLYAPRVDLEASTAVQLVETPSRRAQGIDDDALYPSQVGLSATWDLFDGGFRDAEVARQSSRVDSASYRVLERSEFIALQIVRVYYQVLLQQQIVELTRQNVAFHEGIVNDVASSIDSGQLTEADRFQSIERLAAARARLTEAGVELAAAQIEFKTFVGTMPGPVSAPARASSAIPGSLELAIANAVINNPRSLSAGADIDAAAALVDQAQSTLLPKLSLEGRVATGYDISGTDGWNSDGRVGLSMRWNIFDGGIRENQVQEELRRESEAKLAFDMTVREVEQAVRESWLRLASQGELARVYEQQLNSSAELVTSYRDQFNIGDRSLLDVLDAQNTRFNVQILRETARYSVMFAEYRVLASGGDLLGFMGARPHQSANAGTRSALDIPSWEDSEPRKLTPLTLPGNSN